A genomic stretch from Chitinophaga agri includes:
- a CDS encoding PorP/SprF family type IX secretion system membrane protein: MKHILKHIAGCFLVLLAAALEGHAQDLHFSQYFNSPLTTNPANTGFIPDGNYRIGVNYRNQWASIPVPYKTMSAFGDFQLFRDRLEYGWLGVGGVILRDVAGSGNLTSTKVYGSIAYHQLLGNSSLLSLGFNVGSASKRVDVTKLTFGDQWNGKFFDAQVPTAEPFSQTSIGYFDMQVGMNYAYFPTDDIYINAGFSAQHVNTPRESFYDGNNQIPRRYIAFLNASLKLSDMVIINPSAYYGRQANASETVFGGNVAYNLSGDGETQLYGGAYYRLNDAAVFLVGYQLKGAKIMFSYDVTTSSLAQFNNRRGAYEVGIVFTGLYPNRSFSGAKRSVICPSF, translated from the coding sequence ATGAAGCATATTTTAAAGCATATCGCCGGTTGTTTTTTGGTGTTGTTAGCCGCAGCATTGGAGGGGCATGCACAGGATCTGCACTTTTCGCAGTACTTCAACTCTCCGTTGACGACCAATCCTGCCAACACCGGTTTTATTCCGGACGGTAACTATCGTATCGGGGTGAACTACCGCAATCAGTGGGCAAGTATACCGGTGCCTTACAAAACGATGTCGGCTTTCGGAGACTTCCAGTTGTTCCGTGACAGGCTGGAATATGGCTGGTTAGGTGTTGGAGGTGTGATCCTGCGGGATGTGGCAGGTAGTGGCAACCTGACTTCCACCAAGGTATATGGGTCCATTGCCTATCACCAGTTGCTCGGAAACAGCAGTTTGTTATCGCTTGGTTTTAATGTGGGATCTGCAAGTAAAAGGGTGGATGTCACCAAACTGACCTTCGGTGACCAGTGGAATGGTAAGTTCTTTGATGCACAGGTACCCACCGCAGAGCCTTTCAGTCAGACAAGCATCGGCTACTTTGATATGCAGGTAGGTATGAACTATGCCTATTTTCCGACTGATGATATTTACATTAACGCAGGGTTTTCGGCCCAGCATGTGAATACACCCAGAGAATCGTTTTATGACGGTAACAACCAGATTCCCCGTCGTTACATTGCTTTCCTGAATGCGAGTCTGAAACTCAGTGATATGGTCATCATCAATCCTTCTGCCTATTACGGCAGGCAGGCCAATGCTTCTGAGACCGTATTCGGAGGTAATGTGGCTTATAATCTGTCAGGAGATGGAGAAACACAGTTGTATGGTGGTGCCTATTACCGTTTGAATGATGCGGCCGTATTCCTGGTAGGGTATCAGCTGAAGGGGGCTAAGATCATGTTTAGCTATGATGTAACTACTTCTTCACTGGCGCAGTTTAATAATCGCCGGGGCGCTTACGAGGTCGGTATTGTATTTACCGGTCTCTATCCTAACCGCAGTTTTTCAGGAGCTAAACGGTCAGTTATTTGTCCGTCTTTTTAA
- a CDS encoding FAD-binding oxidoreductase: MIEFAKVNTRHLEAFREIVGPAYVFADTESLDSYAHDETEDLHYLPEVVLKPDTTEQVSRIMRLCQEEKLPVTPRGGGTGLSGGALPQFGGVLISMERFNRILHLDDRNLQVTTEPGVITEVLQDAVKERGLFYPPDPSSRGSCFIGGNIAENSGGPKAVKYGVVKDYVLNLEMVLPSGDVIWTGANVLKNSTGYNLTQLVVGSEGTLGIVTKIVLRLIPLPKSNLLMLVPFRNAGNACAAVSAIFRAGFTPSAMEFMERDALDWVSRYVDSTTVKIEEDVQAHLLIEVDGNYPEVLMQEMEGIAGVVTEFDCGEILFAEDHQQKEELWKLRRRVAEAVKANSVYKEEDTVVPRAELPVLLKGVKDIGRKYGFHSVCYGHAGDGNLHVNIIRGELTEDQWNGTLKEGIREIFQLVKQLGGTISGEHGIGLVQKSYMDIIFDNTEMQLMRQIKHVFDPNHILNRGKIFD, translated from the coding sequence ATGATCGAATTTGCGAAAGTCAATACCCGGCATCTCGAAGCCTTTCGGGAGATAGTCGGGCCAGCATACGTGTTCGCTGATACAGAAAGCCTGGACAGCTATGCACACGACGAAACAGAAGATTTGCATTACCTGCCTGAGGTGGTGTTGAAACCGGATACTACCGAGCAGGTAAGCCGCATTATGCGGTTGTGCCAGGAGGAAAAGCTACCCGTTACACCACGGGGTGGTGGTACCGGCCTAAGCGGTGGCGCATTGCCTCAGTTTGGCGGTGTACTGATCTCCATGGAACGTTTCAACAGGATATTACACCTGGATGATAGAAATCTGCAGGTCACCACGGAACCCGGTGTCATTACAGAAGTATTGCAGGATGCCGTAAAGGAAAGAGGGCTGTTCTATCCACCAGACCCCAGCAGCCGTGGCTCCTGTTTTATAGGCGGTAACATTGCAGAGAACTCCGGAGGCCCTAAAGCTGTTAAATATGGGGTAGTAAAAGACTATGTGCTGAACCTGGAAATGGTCCTGCCATCAGGAGATGTGATCTGGACGGGTGCCAATGTACTGAAAAACTCCACCGGCTATAACCTGACACAACTGGTGGTAGGTAGCGAAGGCACACTGGGTATCGTCACCAAGATCGTACTCCGTCTGATCCCGCTGCCGAAATCCAACCTGTTAATGCTGGTGCCATTCCGGAATGCCGGAAATGCCTGTGCAGCGGTAAGTGCTATCTTCCGTGCCGGTTTTACGCCATCCGCCATGGAGTTTATGGAGAGGGATGCACTCGACTGGGTGAGCAGGTATGTAGACAGTACCACCGTGAAGATAGAGGAGGATGTACAGGCGCATCTGCTCATTGAAGTAGATGGTAATTATCCGGAGGTACTGATGCAGGAAATGGAAGGGATTGCCGGAGTGGTCACTGAGTTCGACTGTGGAGAAATACTCTTTGCAGAAGATCATCAGCAGAAAGAAGAGTTATGGAAATTACGCCGCAGAGTGGCAGAAGCAGTGAAGGCAAACTCAGTATATAAAGAAGAAGATACGGTAGTACCAAGAGCTGAATTGCCGGTACTGCTGAAAGGGGTGAAAGATATAGGACGTAAATACGGATTCCATTCAGTGTGTTACGGACATGCAGGTGATGGTAACCTGCATGTGAATATCATCAGGGGAGAACTGACAGAAGACCAATGGAATGGTACACTAAAAGAAGGTATCCGCGAGATCTTTCAGCTGGTAAAACAACTGGGAGGTACCATCAGCGGAGAGCATGGAATAGGCCTGGTACAGAAAAGCTATATGGACATTATTTTCGATAACACGGAAATGCAGCTGATGCGGCAGATCAAACACGTGTTCGATCCTAACCATATACTGAACAGGGGGAAGATTTTTGATTGA
- the hpt gene encoding hypoxanthine phosphoribosyltransferase — protein MSVIQVHDKQFEPYISAATLQQRIQELAAQLNNDLKGEKPLFIAILNGSFMFAADVFKYLTIDAEISFIKLASYKGMKSTGNVVQAIGLDEDLYGRTVVILEDIVDTGKTLSQFLPQLEHQQPKKLMVAALLTKPEAMVHPIKIDYLGFSVPNKFLLGYGLDYDGLGRNLPEIYKLVEGEK, from the coding sequence ATGTCTGTAATCCAGGTACATGATAAACAGTTTGAACCATACATCAGCGCAGCTACTCTGCAACAGCGCATACAGGAATTAGCTGCGCAGCTTAACAATGATCTGAAAGGTGAAAAGCCTTTATTCATTGCTATCCTGAACGGCTCTTTTATGTTCGCCGCTGACGTGTTCAAATATCTCACTATTGACGCAGAAATATCTTTCATCAAGCTGGCCTCCTATAAGGGAATGAAGTCTACCGGTAATGTCGTACAGGCCATCGGACTAGACGAAGACCTCTACGGGCGTACAGTGGTGATCCTGGAAGATATCGTAGACACCGGTAAAACATTAAGCCAGTTCCTCCCGCAGCTGGAACACCAGCAGCCTAAAAAACTGATGGTCGCTGCACTGCTCACAAAGCCGGAAGCAATGGTACATCCAATTAAGATAGATTATCTTGGTTTCTCCGTGCCGAATAAGTTCCTGCTGGGTTACGGACTGGATTATGATGGGCTGGGAAGGAACCTGCCGGAAATCTATAAACTGGTGGAAGGAGAGAAGTAG
- a CDS encoding class I SAM-dependent methyltransferase: MFDPSKLQMLENRLVKVFKHLRKTARRQNITCYRVYDDDIPEFPFSIELYEDHVYVAEYKRQHGMEEEAHEEWLDLCLEVIAKVLEVPVDKIYVKQRQRKANRQEQYEKLSFESHEMIVQEAGLKFKVNLSDYLDTGLFLDHRITRGMVRDVVAGKNVLNLFCYTGSFSVYAAAGGATQVTSVDLSKTYLAWAEENMRINGFDVNKHKFVHADVLQYLDTLPVESFDLVVLDPPTFSNSKRMKEILDIQRDHVTILNKVLAATKPGGVIYFSNNYRRFVLDADHILASDIKDITAQTIPFDFQQKLIRKCYKITR; this comes from the coding sequence ATGTTCGATCCTTCTAAATTACAGATGCTAGAAAACCGGCTGGTAAAGGTGTTCAAACACCTTCGCAAGACTGCACGCCGGCAGAATATTACCTGCTACCGGGTATATGATGATGATATTCCTGAATTTCCGTTCAGTATAGAGCTGTATGAAGACCATGTTTATGTGGCAGAATACAAGCGGCAGCATGGTATGGAAGAGGAGGCTCATGAGGAATGGCTTGACCTCTGTCTGGAAGTGATCGCGAAGGTGCTGGAAGTGCCTGTGGATAAGATCTATGTTAAACAGCGTCAGCGGAAAGCCAACAGGCAGGAGCAGTATGAAAAACTGTCATTCGAAAGCCATGAGATGATCGTACAGGAGGCAGGACTGAAATTTAAGGTGAACCTCTCTGATTACCTGGATACGGGGCTTTTCCTGGACCACCGCATTACGCGGGGTATGGTGCGAGATGTTGTAGCTGGTAAAAACGTGCTAAACCTCTTCTGCTATACTGGGTCCTTCTCTGTGTACGCCGCAGCAGGTGGCGCCACACAGGTTACTTCTGTAGACCTTTCCAAGACCTACCTGGCCTGGGCGGAAGAAAATATGCGCATCAACGGATTTGATGTAAATAAACACAAATTCGTACATGCAGACGTGCTTCAGTACCTGGACACCCTGCCGGTAGAATCATTTGACCTGGTAGTACTCGACCCTCCTACTTTTTCCAATAGCAAACGCATGAAGGAAATACTGGACATCCAGCGGGACCATGTCACTATCCTGAACAAGGTACTGGCAGCTACCAAACCTGGTGGCGTAATCTATTTCAGTAACAACTACCGTCGTTTTGTACTGGATGCAGATCATATTCTGGCGTCCGATATTAAAGACATCACTGCCCAGACCATACCATTTGACTTTCAGCAGAAGCTGATCAGAAAATGTTATAAGATCACGCGATGA
- the dnaJ gene encoding molecular chaperone DnaJ, with protein sequence MSTKRDYYEILGVAKSASQDEIKKAYRKVAMQYHPDRNPDNKEAEEKFKEAAEAYEVLSDADKRAQYDRFGHAGMGNRGGFGGGSMNMDDIFSNFGDIFGDDIFGSFFGGNRGGGAGGRRGRGTRGSNLRIKIKLTYEEIAKGANKKIKVKKYVPCSHCSGLGAKDKNAFQTCGTCGGSGQVRKVTQTFLGQMQTVTTCPTCHGEGQTITSKCGHCKGEGRMYGEEMVNIDIPAGVQEGMQLSLSGKGNAGERGGAPGDLLILIEEEPHPELQRDGLNVAYDLYISFPDAVFGTSLEVPTIDGKAKIKIPAGTQSGKIFRLKGKGFPSVNSYEKGDQLIHVNVWTPQQVNGDEKAFLERAQASDNFKPNPEKSEKGFFEKVRDIFS encoded by the coding sequence ATGTCTACCAAAAGAGATTACTACGAAATACTGGGTGTTGCCAAGTCCGCTTCCCAGGATGAGATAAAAAAAGCCTATCGTAAGGTGGCTATGCAGTACCATCCTGACAGGAACCCCGATAACAAAGAAGCGGAGGAAAAATTCAAAGAGGCAGCCGAGGCCTATGAAGTATTAAGTGACGCCGACAAACGGGCACAATATGACCGCTTCGGACACGCCGGTATGGGTAACCGTGGTGGATTTGGCGGAGGCTCCATGAACATGGATGATATCTTCTCCAACTTCGGGGACATCTTCGGAGACGATATATTCGGTAGCTTCTTCGGCGGTAACCGTGGCGGTGGCGCCGGTGGAAGACGTGGCAGAGGTACCCGCGGCTCTAACCTCCGTATTAAGATCAAACTGACATACGAGGAGATCGCTAAAGGTGCCAACAAAAAGATAAAGGTTAAAAAATATGTTCCGTGCAGCCATTGCAGCGGCCTCGGAGCAAAAGATAAAAACGCTTTCCAGACCTGTGGTACCTGTGGTGGCTCCGGTCAGGTAAGAAAAGTAACCCAGACTTTCCTGGGACAGATGCAGACAGTGACTACCTGTCCTACCTGTCATGGTGAAGGCCAGACCATCACCAGCAAATGTGGTCACTGTAAAGGTGAAGGCCGCATGTATGGTGAAGAAATGGTAAACATCGATATCCCTGCAGGTGTACAGGAAGGTATGCAGCTCAGCCTGAGCGGCAAGGGTAATGCCGGCGAAAGAGGCGGCGCCCCCGGTGACCTGCTCATCCTCATCGAGGAAGAACCACATCCTGAACTGCAGCGCGATGGCCTGAATGTAGCCTACGACCTGTACATCTCCTTCCCGGATGCAGTATTCGGCACCTCCCTGGAAGTACCAACCATTGATGGTAAGGCGAAGATCAAGATCCCGGCTGGTACCCAGAGCGGCAAGATCTTCCGGTTGAAAGGTAAAGGCTTCCCTTCCGTAAACTCTTACGAGAAAGGTGACCAGCTGATCCATGTGAACGTATGGACGCCTCAGCAGGTGAACGGAGATGAGAAAGCTTTCCTGGAAAGAGCACAGGCATCTGACAACTTCAAACCAAACCCTGAGAAGTCGGAAAAAGGCTTCTTTGAGAAGGTAAGAGACATTTTCAGTTAA
- a CDS encoding LOG family protein, producing the protein MNDRLMHLKERDWTETKAHSSWQIFKIMAEFVDGFESLAKMGPCISIFGSARTKPGTRYYELAHDISKRLAEEGFGIITGGGPGVMEAANKGAQEAKGKSVGVNITLPHEQYPNPYIDYDKNMHFDYFFVRKVMFTKYSQGFVMMPGGFGTMDEFFEVATLIQTKKMTETPMVLVGREYWSGLLEWIRGTMMEKESNISPEDLGLLKLFDTADEVVEYFRVFYTTNKLRPNF; encoded by the coding sequence ATGAACGATCGTTTAATGCATTTGAAAGAGAGAGACTGGACGGAAACCAAAGCACATTCCAGCTGGCAGATATTCAAGATCATGGCCGAATTTGTAGATGGTTTTGAATCTCTCGCAAAAATGGGCCCCTGTATTTCCATATTTGGATCGGCACGTACCAAACCAGGAACAAGATATTATGAACTGGCACATGATATTTCAAAACGGCTGGCAGAGGAAGGTTTTGGTATCATTACTGGCGGTGGCCCGGGTGTAATGGAGGCTGCCAATAAAGGCGCCCAGGAGGCGAAAGGAAAATCTGTAGGTGTGAATATCACATTGCCCCACGAGCAATATCCCAACCCCTATATTGATTACGATAAAAACATGCACTTTGATTATTTCTTTGTCCGCAAGGTCATGTTCACCAAATATTCTCAGGGTTTCGTGATGATGCCCGGTGGTTTCGGTACCATGGATGAGTTCTTTGAAGTAGCCACACTTATTCAGACAAAGAAGATGACTGAAACCCCCATGGTACTGGTAGGTCGTGAGTACTGGAGTGGGCTCCTGGAGTGGATCCGCGGGACGATGATGGAAAAGGAAAGCAACATTTCTCCCGAAGATCTGGGGCTGCTGAAGCTGTTTGATACCGCAGATGAAGTGGTGGAATACTTCCGCGTATTCTATACAACCAACAAGCTGCGTCCTAACTTCTAG
- a CDS encoding nucleotide exchange factor GrpE — translation MQTNGQDTENGKGMPDINADENMSGATNLNDALADESELDKKQHELNEMKDKYLRLVAEFDNFKKRTAKERIELMQTASRELMVSLLDVLDDTDRATKQIESAADINAVKDGVALVFNKLKSTLQAKGLKPMESLHTEFNPDLHEAITEIPAPTDDLKGKVIDDMQKGYYLNDKLIRFAKVIVGK, via the coding sequence ATGCAGACAAACGGACAGGACACCGAAAATGGTAAAGGTATGCCGGATATTAATGCTGATGAGAACATGAGCGGCGCCACAAACCTCAACGATGCCTTGGCGGATGAAAGCGAACTGGATAAAAAACAGCACGAGCTGAATGAAATGAAGGATAAATACCTTCGTCTGGTTGCAGAATTTGACAACTTCAAGAAACGTACTGCAAAGGAACGTATCGAACTGATGCAGACGGCCAGCAGGGAGCTGATGGTGTCATTGCTCGATGTATTGGATGACACTGACCGTGCTACCAAACAAATAGAAAGCGCCGCTGATATCAATGCCGTTAAAGACGGTGTTGCATTAGTTTTCAACAAATTAAAATCGACCCTGCAAGCTAAAGGCCTGAAACCTATGGAAAGTTTGCACACCGAATTTAATCCGGACCTCCATGAAGCCATTACCGAAATTCCCGCACCAACTGATGATCTGAAAGGAAAGGTAATTGATGATATGCAGAAAGGTTATTACCTGAATGACAAATTGATACGTTTCGCAAAGGTAATAGTGGGAAAATAG
- a CDS encoding YfbK domain-containing protein, whose product MQRLLMLLVSLIILVPGSAQKIWISGAVEDSISRNPLPGVIVTVINDTAKCITNQYGLFRIAVPSQDATLLFQHDRYFPKQLSSGTYTRMLVSLMPREEVAEDAVKKAKAIARERSATGSNPNYSNTMMGTRAFFNETYGLLYENKFIETGIATPSLFAVDVDRASYSNIRRFVKLKERIPANAVRIEEMVNYFHYRYPLPPAGQTLAIYSNYATCPWAEDHRLLQIAVRGKEMNTDSLPPSNLVFLIDVSGSMAMPNKLPLLQAAFRILVNNLRNTDHVAIVAYAGIPGVILPSTPGSEKDKIRNAIDYLSAGGATAGEAAIKLAYQIAEENFIPEGNNRVIMATDGDFNVGQTSDYDMEKLILSKKETGVLLTCLGFGMGNYKDSKLETLSSKGNGNFAYIDNLEEANKIFAREFGSTLFTVARDVQADVTFNPRTVKSYRLIGYENKVIKEGDTTDRQMTGGILGPGHCAVAMYEIVPRSPEVMTDSVLATVHLTYREVTDTTLKRLSYQVPGKAATFQQSSDDFRFASAVALMGMLLRKSAYKGSGSCNMVMDIARKSLGDDPGGYRREFITLLKDLKKSKHLVE is encoded by the coding sequence ATGCAAAGGCTCCTTATGCTGCTTGTCAGCCTAATTATCCTTGTACCTGGGAGTGCTCAGAAGATATGGATTTCAGGGGCAGTTGAAGATAGCATTTCCCGCAATCCCCTGCCTGGAGTGATCGTTACAGTCATCAATGATACCGCAAAGTGTATTACGAACCAGTACGGACTTTTTAGAATCGCGGTGCCCTCTCAGGACGCTACATTATTGTTCCAACACGACAGATATTTTCCCAAACAGCTCTCTTCGGGAACTTACACCCGCATGCTTGTCTCACTGATGCCCAGAGAGGAAGTCGCTGAAGATGCGGTTAAAAAGGCAAAAGCTATTGCCCGTGAACGCTCCGCCACTGGTTCCAATCCTAATTACAGCAATACCATGATGGGTACAAGGGCCTTCTTCAATGAAACCTATGGCCTGTTGTACGAAAACAAGTTTATAGAAACCGGTATCGCCACACCTTCTCTGTTTGCAGTGGATGTAGACAGAGCTTCTTACAGTAATATCAGGCGGTTTGTAAAACTTAAGGAACGTATTCCTGCGAATGCTGTACGCATAGAGGAAATGGTGAACTATTTCCATTACCGTTATCCTTTACCACCTGCCGGACAAACATTGGCGATCTACAGCAATTACGCGACCTGTCCATGGGCTGAAGACCACCGGTTGCTGCAGATCGCTGTACGTGGAAAGGAAATGAATACGGATAGCCTGCCACCCAGCAATCTCGTATTCCTGATAGACGTTTCCGGTTCCATGGCAATGCCGAATAAACTGCCACTCCTGCAGGCGGCTTTCCGCATTCTTGTGAATAACTTACGTAATACAGATCATGTAGCTATTGTTGCTTACGCGGGCATACCTGGCGTGATCTTACCCAGCACTCCGGGCAGTGAAAAAGACAAGATCCGGAATGCAATAGATTACCTCAGCGCAGGAGGCGCTACTGCCGGAGAAGCGGCTATCAAGCTGGCTTACCAGATCGCGGAAGAGAATTTTATACCGGAAGGGAATAACCGGGTGATCATGGCAACTGACGGAGACTTTAACGTCGGACAGACCAGTGATTACGACATGGAAAAATTGATCCTGAGTAAAAAAGAAACAGGTGTATTATTGACCTGTCTCGGATTTGGAATGGGGAACTACAAAGATTCCAAATTGGAGACTTTATCCAGTAAAGGAAATGGCAACTTCGCCTACATTGACAACCTCGAGGAAGCTAATAAGATCTTCGCACGTGAGTTTGGCAGCACCTTATTCACAGTAGCCAGAGATGTCCAGGCAGACGTGACCTTTAATCCGCGTACTGTAAAGTCTTACCGTCTGATAGGTTATGAAAACAAGGTCATTAAGGAGGGAGACACCACAGACAGACAGATGACCGGCGGCATCCTGGGGCCCGGGCACTGCGCTGTTGCCATGTATGAAATAGTACCCCGGAGCCCTGAAGTAATGACCGATAGCGTATTGGCTACGGTACACCTGACCTACCGGGAAGTAACAGATACGACCCTGAAACGCCTGTCTTACCAGGTGCCTGGTAAAGCAGCCACTTTTCAGCAGTCTTCGGACGATTTCCGCTTTGCCAGTGCTGTGGCGCTGATGGGAATGCTGTTGAGAAAGTCTGCCTATAAAGGCAGTGGATCCTGTAATATGGTGATGGACATCGCCCGCAAATCTCTCGGTGATGATCCCGGAGGATATCGCCGGGAGTTCATCACACTATTGAAAGATCTTAAAAAATCAAAACATCTTGTAGAGTGA
- a CDS encoding glucosaminidase domain-containing protein translates to MQLRRSVLVCSFLFGAMPLLKAQNQTPQQYIAKFKDIAISEMQRTGVPASIKLAQGILETQSGNGWLVQNSNNHFGIKCKNNWTGESVRYDDDARQECFRKYPSAADSYRDHSEFLRNNPRYAFLFQFQEEDYKSWAYGLKQAGYATSTTYPQQLIKLIEDYNLQQYTLAGEGVAKAGTNGAKTGDEMVASGPVKTTTPVAATSKPSGTSIANAPKGIFQINDRKVIVVPAGTSLIQVANQRDIKLRNIVRYNDLESDNPVKKDAYIFLQKKGKSGKNDYHTVAPGETMYDIAQVEGIQLRWLRRRNKMKEGQEPEVGERLALAGYANKTPRLAKNPPPEDPTEGDLNPGKIMDDVRAEIERERQEEMAMQKADEERRQQQAAAQNNLPAGMVDDLKKLGEVKTTGGTAPATSKPVATQPATPAQTKPVSTQPATSSQPVYSSRPEHTASSTTTPASQPATTPAATPAQPVSPRPANTTPAPETAEEEEEEEPTPVNPVSTEPAPPVQTMPAGPVTSQPAAPVTSAPTQAPPKTGTPATAPAQPVATPSAGGPIREGNSLYHQVQSKETLYAIAKRYNVTVEQLRQWNNLESFDIKIGQRLLVGKI, encoded by the coding sequence ATGCAACTAAGGAGATCCGTTTTAGTGTGTAGCTTTTTGTTTGGTGCCATGCCATTGCTGAAGGCACAAAACCAGACTCCGCAACAATACATTGCGAAGTTTAAGGATATTGCCATCAGTGAAATGCAACGCACTGGTGTACCCGCCTCCATTAAGCTAGCGCAGGGCATCCTGGAAACACAGTCCGGCAACGGCTGGCTCGTGCAAAACTCTAATAACCACTTCGGTATTAAATGTAAGAATAACTGGACAGGCGAAAGCGTCAGATATGACGATGATGCCCGCCAGGAATGCTTTCGTAAGTACCCCTCTGCTGCGGACTCTTACAGAGACCACTCAGAGTTCCTGAGAAATAACCCCCGTTACGCATTCCTCTTTCAGTTCCAGGAAGAAGATTACAAGTCATGGGCTTATGGTCTTAAACAGGCCGGATACGCTACAAGTACGACTTATCCGCAACAGCTCATCAAACTCATTGAAGATTATAATCTCCAGCAATACACGCTCGCTGGTGAAGGTGTCGCTAAAGCAGGTACCAATGGTGCCAAGACAGGTGACGAGATGGTTGCCTCCGGCCCGGTCAAAACAACCACACCGGTGGCTGCTACCAGTAAACCTTCCGGCACCTCTATCGCCAACGCTCCTAAAGGCATTTTCCAGATCAATGACCGTAAGGTAATAGTCGTCCCTGCCGGTACGTCACTGATCCAGGTGGCCAACCAACGTGATATCAAACTCAGGAACATTGTGCGTTACAATGACCTTGAGAGTGATAATCCCGTGAAAAAGGATGCTTATATCTTCCTGCAGAAAAAGGGGAAATCCGGTAAGAATGATTATCATACTGTGGCTCCTGGTGAAACGATGTACGACATCGCCCAGGTGGAGGGTATACAGCTTCGCTGGCTACGCCGCCGTAACAAGATGAAGGAAGGACAGGAGCCTGAAGTCGGTGAAAGACTGGCATTGGCGGGTTATGCCAATAAGACGCCCAGACTGGCTAAGAATCCGCCTCCTGAAGATCCGACAGAAGGTGACCTGAACCCTGGCAAGATCATGGATGATGTAAGAGCAGAGATCGAAAGAGAAAGACAGGAGGAAATGGCCATGCAGAAAGCCGATGAAGAACGCCGTCAGCAACAGGCTGCTGCGCAGAATAACCTGCCGGCTGGTATGGTAGACGATCTGAAAAAGTTAGGTGAGGTGAAGACTACCGGTGGTACTGCGCCGGCTACTTCCAAACCTGTCGCTACCCAACCGGCTACACCTGCACAGACAAAGCCCGTGAGCACACAACCTGCTACGTCTTCCCAGCCTGTTTATTCTTCCAGACCTGAGCATACAGCATCTTCTACTACAACGCCTGCCAGTCAGCCAGCCACCACGCCTGCGGCCACGCCGGCACAGCCAGTCTCTCCCCGTCCGGCAAATACGACGCCTGCCCCTGAGACAGCAGAAGAAGAGGAGGAGGAAGAACCAACACCCGTTAATCCGGTGTCTACAGAACCCGCACCACCGGTACAGACAATGCCTGCCGGCCCTGTAACATCACAGCCTGCGGCTCCTGTCACCTCAGCGCCAACTCAGGCTCCGCCAAAGACGGGAACACCTGCTACTGCGCCTGCGCAACCAGTCGCCACACCATCAGCCGGTGGCCCGATCAGGGAAGGCAACTCATTGTATCATCAGGTCCAGAGCAAGGAAACACTCTATGCAATTGCCAAACGTTACAATGTAACGGTGGAGCAACTGCGACAGTGGAATAATCTTGAATCATTTGATATCAAAATAGGACAACGGCTTTTAGTCGGAAAAATCTAA
- a CDS encoding O-methyltransferase, whose amino-acid sequence MDIIPAAVEAFAEKYTTPETGLLKRLNRETYLKVDQPHMLSGHLQGQFLSLVSHMLQPARILELGTYTGYSAICLAQGLKDGGMLHTIDVNEEREDMCLRYFEEAGLSGKITMHIGKAAEIIDRLDETFDLVFIDADKAGYERYYDQVWDKIRPGGFILADNVLFHGETLVEPSKQSNNARAMISFCEKVAADGRAEQLLLTLRDGLLIIRKIG is encoded by the coding sequence ATGGATATAATTCCTGCTGCTGTAGAAGCGTTTGCAGAAAAGTATACGACTCCCGAGACTGGATTACTGAAACGGCTGAACCGTGAAACATATCTGAAAGTGGATCAGCCACATATGCTGAGCGGACACCTCCAGGGACAGTTTCTCAGCCTGGTCAGTCATATGTTACAGCCTGCACGTATACTGGAACTGGGAACGTATACCGGCTACTCGGCCATCTGTCTCGCACAGGGACTGAAAGACGGCGGCATGTTGCATACCATCGATGTGAATGAAGAACGGGAAGATATGTGCCTCCGCTATTTCGAAGAGGCCGGCTTATCCGGAAAAATAACAATGCACATCGGAAAAGCAGCAGAAATTATAGACAGGCTGGATGAAACATTTGACCTGGTGTTCATAGATGCAGATAAAGCAGGGTATGAACGCTACTATGACCAGGTATGGGACAAAATACGTCCGGGGGGATTTATACTCGCAGATAATGTGCTCTTCCATGGAGAGACGCTTGTGGAACCATCAAAACAAAGTAATAATGCCAGGGCAATGATCAGTTTCTGCGAAAAAGTAGCGGCTGATGGCAGAGCGGAACAGTTATTGTTAACGCTCAGAGACGGTTTGCTGATCATTAGAAAGATAGGCTAA